The Vibrio tasmaniensis genomic sequence ACCACGTATGATTAAACACTACAACGCAGAACGTGAAGTCACCGTTACGGCGCAGATCACCGATGACACGGTCAGCTCCGTTGTTCTGTCGGATCAAATGTTGAGTGAACTTCAAGGCCAATATTCACAAAATGTCAGTATTGATATTGGTGGTGAAGCAGAAAGCACCAATGAAACCATGAGCGGTTTTTTGGTCGCGTTCCCAGCAGCAATGATAGCGATCTACTTTGTACTAGCAGTTATGTTCAACTCATTGGTTCAACCTTTACTGGTTATGGCGGTGATTCCGTTTGCGGTCATTGCTGCATTGATGGCTCTAGTGGTTCACATGCAAGCTTTGTCAATGTTTGCCTTAATCGGCGTGCTTGGTATGACAGGTGTGGTGGTTAACAACTCACTGGTGCTGATCAATCGAATTAATGAACTAAGAGCGGAAGGCCATCCCGTGGTAGAGGCCATCATAGAGGCATCAGTAAGCCGTTTACGACCGATCTTACTGACCTCAATCACAACGGTGGTGGGCTTGCTACCATTGGCTTACGGCTTAGGGGGTACCGATGTTTACATGGGGCCAATGTCATTAACGTTAGGTTACGGATTATTGTTCTCACTGCCAATCGTCCTATTCGTTATCCCTAGTTTATACGGCTTATGTTTCGCAAAATCACAACCTAAGGAGTCTTAGTTTACTCTTAATCAAGCCGCGCTTAGCAAATAGCGCGGCACTGAATCTACACCATTTTATTTTACTGCCTTGAGCGCCACGACTTTGAAGCAATTAAAGTAGTGGCGCTCTTTTTTTTTATCTATCACGATTAACTCCACTCCCCTGCTCTCTGCCGCTCTATTCTCTAAAAGTTTCATCCACCACGGACTTCGTGTCTTTATACTGTACAAACAAAAAAAACACCTGCGTGTCATTATGACTTTCAACTGGCCATGTCAATTTAACTCAAACATTCACAACACAAAGCAAAACAATCAGTATTGATAAGCATTCTCATTATTGGCATAGTACATGCAACTCCAAAAAGTAAGATAGTTGAGTATCCTTAATGAGATAACTTCTCTAAATAAAGGTAATGATATGACAGATATTCCTCATGGCTTAGTAACCGGAAAAGTCGTACACAAGACCGAATGGACAGAGCAACTGTTCTCGCTTCAAGTCAGTGCGCCAGTCTCGCCCTACCAAGCAGGGCAATTCACTAAGCTAGGACTACGTAACAGTGAAGGCGAGTTTGTTAGACGTGCTTACTCAATGGTGAATGCGCCAGAGCACGAACACGGGCATCAGTCGCTTGAGTTTTTAATTGTTAAGGATCAAAACGGTCAGCTCTCTCCTCAACTTCATCAATTGAAGGTAGGCGACGACATCTTTGTCGGTAAAGACCCAACTGGGTTCATGACATTAGAGGAGATCCCAGAGATCGCAGATGATCTATGGATGCTTTCAACCGGAACGGCCGTGGGCCCTTTTATCTCTATGCTCGAAAGCCTGTTGATAGAACAACAAGGCAAAGTAGATTTCAAAAAAACAGCGTCGTTCAACAACTTTGTGCTGGTTCACGCTGTAAGAACAGAGCAAGACCTCACGTATCAAGATCGAATCAATCAACTCGTTGAACACTTTCAGGGGAAACTTAAGTATGTGCCAATTATTTCTAGAGAATCAGTCACCGGAACTTTGCGCGGACGAATCCCAAGCTTGTTACTTGGAGGCGACCTTGAACGAGCCTCGTCTCTCGCTATCAACCAAAGACATAGTTTCTTCTATCTTTGCGGTAATCCCCAAATGGTTCGAGACACGAGCGAAGCACTAACATCATTGGGATTACAAAAACACTTACGTAAGAAGCCAGGTCAATTTAGTAGCGAGAACTATTGGTAACCACGGTCATCAATTCAATTGAAGCTAAAAGCTTGTATTCAAAATACAGACAGATAAGAGGTTGTATATGAGTCATTTACGTATCCCATCACATTGGAAAATTCAGCGCTCAACGCCATTTTTCACCAAAGACAACACACCAGCAGCATTGCTTAATCATCACAATACCGCTGAAGGTGTTTTTGGGCAGATCTGCGTAATGGAAGGCACCGTCACCTTCTATGGTTTTGCGGATGCAGACGCGACAGAACCAGAAAGCGTTATCACAATCGAAGCTGGGCAATTTGCCACCAGCCCACCTCAATATTGGCATCGAGTAGAACTGAGCGACGACGCACAATTCAACATTAACTTCTGGTCAGAAAAAGAGACCAAGAAGATGTTCAACACCCGAAAGTAAGATCCATTCAATATTGATGAACTTATAAGCAAGCTACTTCGTAGTGTGATTTTCGATGTTCAAAAAGTGATGATAGAAGACCAAATAACCATAGTAATTACAGTGACTAATGGTGATAGACAAGACAAAAAAACTCTAGCACACTGGACAAAGTTATTAGTTTTAATCCCGTTTCAGATAATGGATAAGTGGATTATTTATATTTTAGGTAAGAGAGGAAGCCATGCTCAACATTGCTTTTTTTAGCTCAAAATCATACGACGAAAAATCATTTGAACTTGCAAAAGGCGAACTCAATGCCGAGTTCCATTTTCACGATTTTCGACTCACAACAACAACAGCAAAAATGGCGCACGACAACGAAGTCGTTTGTGCGTTTGTAAACGACGACCTATCGCGAGATGTGCTAGAGATTCTAGCAAAAGGCGGCACTAAGCTGATTGCGATGCGCTGCGCGGGCTTTGATAAAGTCGACTTAGACGCAGCCAAAGAGTTTGGTCTGCAAGTGGTCCGTGTCCCTGCTTATTCTCCCGAGTCTGTAGCAGAACACACGGTCGGTATGATGATGTGTTTGAACCGCAAGTTACACAAAGCATACCAACGTACTCGTGACGCGAACTTCTCTCTTGAGGGACTAGTTGGCTTTAACTTCCACGGAAAAACCGTTGGTGTGATCGGCTCTGGAAAAATTGGCCTAGCGACCATGCGTATTCTGAAAGGTTTAGGCATGAACATCCTATGCTACGACCCGTACCCGAACCCATTGGCAAAAGAGCTGGGTGCTAAATACGTAGAACTCGACGAGCTTTACCAAGAATCTGACGTGATTTCTCTGCACTGCCCGATGAGCAAAGAGAACTATCACCTGTTGGATGCAACGGCATTTGGCAAAATGAAAGATGGTGTGATGATCGTCAACACCAGTCGCGGTGAGCTGCTTGATTCGACAGCCGCAATTGAAGCGCTCAAACAAAGCAAGATTGGTGCGCTTGGCCTTGATGTCTACGACAACGAGAAAGAGCTGTTCTTCCAA encodes the following:
- a CDS encoding ferredoxin--NADP reductase; its protein translation is MTDIPHGLVTGKVVHKTEWTEQLFSLQVSAPVSPYQAGQFTKLGLRNSEGEFVRRAYSMVNAPEHEHGHQSLEFLIVKDQNGQLSPQLHQLKVGDDIFVGKDPTGFMTLEEIPEIADDLWMLSTGTAVGPFISMLESLLIEQQGKVDFKKTASFNNFVLVHAVRTEQDLTYQDRINQLVEHFQGKLKYVPIISRESVTGTLRGRIPSLLLGGDLERASSLAINQRHSFFYLCGNPQMVRDTSEALTSLGLQKHLRKKPGQFSSENYW
- a CDS encoding DUF1971 domain-containing protein; amino-acid sequence: MSHLRIPSHWKIQRSTPFFTKDNTPAALLNHHNTAEGVFGQICVMEGTVTFYGFADADATEPESVITIEAGQFATSPPQYWHRVELSDDAQFNINFWSEKETKKMFNTRK
- a CDS encoding 2-hydroxyacid dehydrogenase, whose protein sequence is MLNIAFFSSKSYDEKSFELAKGELNAEFHFHDFRLTTTTAKMAHDNEVVCAFVNDDLSRDVLEILAKGGTKLIAMRCAGFDKVDLDAAKEFGLQVVRVPAYSPESVAEHTVGMMMCLNRKLHKAYQRTRDANFSLEGLVGFNFHGKTVGVIGSGKIGLATMRILKGLGMNILCYDPYPNPLAKELGAKYVELDELYQESDVISLHCPMSKENYHLLDATAFGKMKDGVMIVNTSRGELLDSTAAIEALKQSKIGALGLDVYDNEKELFFQDKSNDVIVDDVFRRLSACHNVLFTGHQAFLTKDALFNIANTTLTSVDAFFTGNTSGNELVE